The nucleotide window TGACGAGCGACGAGGCGCTCGGGCTCCGAGAGCGCCCCGACAGGCTCGTCATCGTCGGCGGCGGCTACATCGCCGTCGAGTTGGCCCACTTCTTCGGGCAGATGGGGACCGAGGTGGTCGTCGTCGGCCACGGCGACGTGCTGGTCGACCGCGAGGACCGCGACATCGCCGAGCGCGTGACCGAAGTCTACGAACAGGACCACGAACTCCACCTCGGCTTCGAGGTCACGGCGCTCGCCGAAGCGGCCGGCGAGACGGTCGTCACCGCCGAATCGGAGGACGGGGAGGAGATTCGGGTCCGGGGCGACGAGGCGCTCCTCGCCGTCGGCCGCCGGCCGAACTCGGACACCTGGAACGTCGATGCAGCGGGGATCGAGACCGACGAGAAGGGGTTCGTGGAGACGAACGAGTACCTCGAAACGTCGGTCGACGGCGTGTGGGCCATCGGCGACATAGCCGGCAACTACATGTTCAAACACTCGGGCGACAAGGAGGCCGAGTGCGTCGTCGAGAACGCGGTTCGCGGGAATCGGACGGCCGTCGAGTACCCGGGGATGGCCCACGCCGTCTTCGGGTCGCCCCAGGTCGGGAGCCTCGGGAGGACCGAGTCGGAACTCGACGACGGGACCGACTACGAGGTCGGCACCTTCGCGTACGACCGGACCGCGCTCGGGGAGGCGATGGCGACCGACGGCGGGTTCGCCAAGGCGATCATCGGGCCGGACGACGAGGTGCTCGGCTTCCACGTCGTCGGCCCCCACGCGTCGATGCTCGTCCACGAGGTGAGCACGGCCGTGGCGGTCGGGGGCCGGGCGAGGGACATCGCCGAGACCATCCACGTCCACCCGGCGCTCTCGGAGGTCGTTCAGGGCGCGTTCCGCGACGTCCACGACGTCGCCGCGTCGGGGCTTTGAACCGGCGCGTCTCGCCGTCGTATCGTAAACGCTTATGCGGGCACGCCGGCAAGACCGGGCGAGGGCTGGTAGCTCAGTTAGGGAGAGCGTCCGGCTTTTAACCGGACGGTCGGGGGTTCGAATCCCTCCCAGCCCGCTGTTCTCGCGAACGAAGTGAGCGTGAACAGCGATAGCTGGGGGGATTCGAAGCAGGGAGCACGCAGCGCCGAGCGCGAGCGAGGCGACCGTGCGACCGTGGTTCGAATCCCTCCCAGCCCGCTGTTCTCGCGAACGAAGTGAGCGTGAACAGCGATAGCTGGGGGGATTCGAAGCAGGGAGCACGCAGCGCCGAGCGCGAGCGAGGCGACCGTGCGACCGTGGTTCGAATCCCTCCCAGCCTGCGATTTCGGTTCGCGTGCTGCCCGTACGGACGCTGGCGGTAGGTTGGTCAGCGCGGTCAGTCCGTTCGTGAAGTGGCAGACCACTACTCCCAGGCGTCATGGGGCCACGTCCTCCCCAGCCGATTCGCTCGGTCGGCTCCCTTCGGTCCCCTCCCTCGCTCATCTTACCTCGGAGCAAGCTCCTCGGAACTCACGTTCGCTACGCTCACGTGAGCCTGGTGCGCGTGTGCTCGCGCCCAGAGGCGCTCGCGTCACACGCCCCAACCGCAAGCTACCGTACATGCAAAACGACGAAAAACACCGACGAGCAACCGGCCCTCCTCGATGTTGCCCCCGGTTCACCGGGCAAGTTCGTCGCGAAGGAACGCCACCGCCTCGTCGACGAACTCCGGCTCGCCGCCGCCGCGCGGCAGCGGGAGTTCGATCCGGCCGCCGTCCGTGTGGAGCACGATCGCGTCCGCACGGCGGCCGACACCCGCGACGTTGGAGTACGGAACCGTCCACTCGCCGCCGTCGGCGCCGTCGGCGACGACCCGGACCGACTCGTCCGTGAACAGCGCCGCCGCGTCGCCACGGAGCAGGACGGCCCCGTCGTCCCGGAGCCCGGCACTCCGGCGGAGCCGAACGAGGTGGTGGGGCTGCTCGTACGCCCCGAGGACGGCGGTCGCGTCGGGGAGCCACCGGGCCTCGCCGCGGAGGCGGGCCGGCGTGACAGAGTCGCCCGCCGCCCCCGCCGCGAGGTCGGCCGCCCGGTCGAGGTCCGCCACGTCGTCCGTCTCGGCGGTGGCAATAGCGGTATCGGCATCCTCCGTACCCCTGGCGGCGTCCCCCGAACCCCCCGTGGCGTCCCCGGTCGCCTCGATCGCCCCGACCGCTTCGGCCGCCTCCATCGCGTCGATCCCGTCGGCGCCCTCGGCAGGCCGGTCGTGTTCCGCTTGCGCGTCGCCGTTCCACTCCGTGAGCGGTTCGGTCGCTACCTCCTCCCGGTTCCCGCCGTTCCCGGTGGGGTCGGCGTCGACGACGCCCTCGGCGCCGTCGGTCACCTCCCCCTCGGCGGTCCAGCGGTCGGCGTCGCCGGGCGCCGACGCGGACGTCCCCGGCGGACGGAAGTGGAGTTCGAACACCGTCCCCTCGGGCTCGTTCGCCCGCACGTCGACGGAGCCGCCGTACATCTCCATCAGCCGATCGACGAAGAAGAGGCTCAGGCCCTCGCCGTGGTCGACCTGCGTCCGCTCGTCGCGACCGAGCACCCGGTCGTGGCGCCGGGGCTCGATGCCGGGGCCGTTGTCGGCGATGGAGAGGGTCACCCGGTCGGGCCCCTCCTCGACGCCGATCTCGATCCGCGGGACCTCCTTATCGTTGTGCTCGACCGCGTTCTCCACGACCGCACGGAGCGCCGGCGCGAGCATGTCGTCGGCCACGACGTCGACCGAGTCCGCGGTCCCGGAGACGGAGACGGCGACCTGCTGGGTCGGGGCGTCCTCCAGCGCGTCGCCGACCGCGGTCGCGAGGTCGACCGGCTCCAGCGAGTACGAGTCGCCGCCGGTGAGGATGCCGCCGAACCGGCGCGTCGTCCGCGCCCGGCCGAGCATGTCCTCCACGCGCGTCGCGGCGGTGTCGAGCGAGGCCGTCAGTTCTGGGTCGGAGACCGCGTCAGCGACGCGCTCGACGTGTCCAAGCACCACGTTGGCGTCGTTCCGGAGGTTGTGCCTGAGCACCCGGTTGAGGATCCGGAGCGACTCCTCGTAGCGCCGGTGGCTCGTCATGTCGGTGAACACCGCGACGTACCCCCGCGTCTCCCCGTCGAGGACGAGCGGCGTCGCGGAGCCGCGGCCGTAGACGAGCTGGCCGTCCTTCGTCGTCGTCTCGAAGTTCCCGACCCACGACTCCCCCTTCGAGAGCGCGTCGATGACGTCCTCGTACACCGAGTCGTCGTCGATGAGCATGAGGGGGGTCGAACCGAGCAGTTCCTCGCGCTCGTAGCCCGTCACGTCGAGCAGGGCGTCGTTCGCGTCGGTGATGATGAACTCCGTGTCCGCGATGAGGGTGGGGCTCGCCGTTTCGTGGAAGGCGCGACGGTGGAGCTCCGATGTACCCTGTGGCATGACGTATTCCCTCGTGGACGTGTTGGTACGAAGTAACGAATGACCTGATAACAATCTTTCGTCAGACGTACACATTTGTCGGACGACACGAGCCGCCTGAAACGAAGGTCCATCCTCGCGTCGTCCCCCGTTTTCCCGGGTCGTGGTCCACGTCACCTCACCCCACCCGCGTGTGAGATTCCAGCACACGTTCGAAGTACTGGTACTTACACCCAGGACGAAAGCACGAGGGATGGACCCGAAAGCAGTCCTTCCTCGGACAGGTCTACGGGTTCACGTTCGTTCGCCCTGGTACTCCCCCTCGTACCTGCCCTCGTGGTCGGCCTCGGCGAGCACGAACTGGGCGATTCGAGCGCCCGGTTCGAGTTTGATGGGGTGGTGGACCTGCAGCAACCCCTCCCCGCGACCCTCGTAGCCGGCGTCCCAGACGGCGGTGTTGAGCATGCAGGAGTTGCGCAGCAGCGTCGAGCGCGGGTAGACGAACCCGACGTGTCCCTCGGGGACCGCGATCCGCTCGGCGTACTGGACGACGTAGCCACCGCGGTCGAGCCGGTAGTAGCCGTCCTCGGGGGAGCACTCCTCGCGCTCGCCGACCCGCTTGCCGTCCCGCGAGAGGCGACCGGGCGCCGTCTGGACGTGGACGCTGTCGAGGGTGAGGTCGACGCCGTTCGGCTGGACCTGCTCGTCGGCGACCGGGTCCAACCGGGCCGCCACGAACGCGCCGGATTCGAACATGCGTGGTCGTGGCGCGAGCGAGGGGAAAAGCGCGCTGGTCGACCGTTCACTCGGAGGCGGGTGAACACAAAATTCGCCGCAAGAATCGCCACGAGGAGCTATTCTTCACGATTGTCGAGGTCATAACTCGCCGGATTTATATCCGAGCGAGGCCGAACTTCGGACGATATGGGACAGACGATTACGGAGAAGATCCTCGATGATCACCTCGTCGAGGGCGAGCTGACGCCCGGCGAGGAGATCGGCATCGAGATCGACCAGGTCCTCACGCAGGACACGACCGGGACGATGGTGTGGCTCCAGTTCGAGGCGCTCGACCTCGACGAAGTCCAGACGGAGCTCGCCGCGCAGTACTGCGATCACCAGACGTACCAGTTCGACTTCAAGAACACCGACGACCACCGCTTCCTCCGCTCCGCTGCCGGCACGTTCGGCGCGTACTTCTCCCGGCCCGGCAACGGCATCTGCCACCAGGTCCACAAGGAGAACTTCGCGGCGCCGGGCAAGACGCTGCTCGGCTCCGACTCGCACACGCCGACCCCCGGCGGGCTCGGCCAGCTCGCCATCGGCGCCGGCGGGCTCGACATCGCCGTCGCGATGGGCGGCGGCCCGTACTACGTCGAGATGCCCGAGGTCGTCAACGTCCAGCTCGAGGGCGAGCTCCCCGAGTGGGCGACGGCGAAGGACGTCGCGCTCGAACTGCTCCGCCGGCTGACGGTGAAGGGCGGCGTCGGCAAGGTGCTGGAGTACACCGGCTCCGGCGCAGAGGCGCTCACCATCCCCGAGCGGACGACCATCACGAACCTCGGCACTGAACTGGGCGCCACCTCCTCCATCTTCGCGACCGACGAGAAGACGAAGGAGTGGCTCTCCCTGCAGGGCCGCGAGGACGAGCACGTCGACCTCGAGCCCGACGAGGACGCCGAGTACGCCGACACCATCGAGGTCGACCTCTCCGAGCTCGAACCGCTCATCGCGAAGCCCTCGATGCCCGACAACGTCGTGCCCGTCCGCGAGGTCGCGGGCGAGTCCGTCGACCAGGTCATCATCGGCTCCTGTACGAACGGCGCCTACGAGGACATCCTCCCGGCCGCGAAGATGCTCGAGGGTCGCGAGGTCGGCCGCAAGACCGAGATGATCGTCGCGCCCGGCTCCAAGCAGGCCTCCGAGATGCTGGCCCGCGAGGGCTGGACGGCCGAACTCATGGCCGCCGGCGTGAACTTCTCCGAGGCGACCTGTGGCGCCTGCATCGGCATCGGCCACGTCCCCGCCTCCGACTCCGTCTCGCTGCGCACGTTCAACCGCAACTTCGAGGGCCGCTCGGGCATCGAGGACGACTCCGTGTTCCTCTGCTCGCCGGAGGTCGCCACCGCGGCGGCCATCGCGGGCGAGATCGTCGACCCGCGCGATCTGGCCGACGAACTCGGCGACCTCGAGGACCCCGGCCTGGAGATGGGCGGCAACTACGGCCCCGGCATGGGCGAGTCCGACCCCGACATCATCAGCCCCGACGAGGCCGTCGACGACGACCTCATCAAGGGCCCGAACATCGGTGACGTCCCCCTGAAGGACGAGCTGTCCTCGGACATCAAGGGGCCGGCGCTCCTGAAGATGGAGGACAACATCACGACCGACCACATCATCCCCGCGACGGCGGACATCCTGAAGTTCCGCTCGAACATCGAGAAGCTCTCGGAGTTCACCCTGAGCCGCGTGGACGAGACGTTCGCCCAGCGCGCGCTCGACGCCGACGGCGGCTTCCTCGTCGCCGGCGAGAACTACGGCCAGGGCTCCTCGCGCGAACACGCGGCCCTGTGCCCGATGTTCCTCGGCATCGAGGGCGTGCTGGCACAGAGCTTCGCCCGCATCCACAAGGCGAACCTGTTCAACTTCGGCCTCGTGCCGCTCACCATCGACGAGGAGACGTACGAGCGCATCGAGCAGGGCGACGACGTGCAGATCGTCGACGACGTCGGCGAGGGCGTCCGCGAAGGTCGGGAGGAGTTCACCATCCGCGTGAACGACGACTGGGAGGCCACGGCACAGCTCGACGCCTCCGAACGCGAGCGCGACATCCTCGCGGCCGGCGGCAAGCTCTCCTGGACGAAGGCGCAGCACGACTCCGGCACGGGCGGCGCGGCCCCCGCGGACGATTAGGTAAGGCGAGGGCAGCCGGGCGAGGCCCCGTCGCGCCTTCGCGGTAGGCGGTACCGAGATCCCTTTTCGATTCGGCTTCCGTACCCGGGACGGGACGAGTTTGTTCGCTCAGTAGGTCCGCGTATCTCCCGCCCCGTCCGGTCCGAGACGAGCACGATCCCCCCTCGATCGCAGGTCTCCCTCGAAGCTTCCGGTCACTCCCCCGGCATCGGGGAAATCCGGCCGTATAGACGCATGTGAACACATAACAAAGCCGTCTCGGCCCGTACCCTCGAGCCAGACGAAGCCCCGGATCTACCCGCTGGCCATCCCGGGTACCGTCCAGGAGGAACACCATGTCCGAAGCCACGACGGAAAACGAACGCATCGCACGGCGCGTGCCCGAAGATATCGCCACCGAGGGGAACCTCGATATGGTCCGCGAGGTGTACGCCGAGGACGCCGTCGAACACGGCCCGTTCGGCCGGGACGTTCGCGGCAGGGAGGCCATTGAGGAAGCCCTGGCCAGCTATCGACACGCGTTCCCCGACTTCAGCGCGACCGTCGAAGACGTCGTCACGGACGGGGACACCGTCGCCATGCGGGTGACACTTCGAGGGACCCACGAGGGCGAGTTCATGGGGATGGAGCCCACGAACCGCTCCTTCAAGATCCGGAACATGGTGTTCACCCGCATCGAGGACGGGAAGATCGCCGAACGGTGGGTCCAACCCGATACGGCCGCGATGCTCCAGCAGCTCGGCATCGTCCCGGAGGACCTCTCTTCCGAACGCGGTCCGCGGGCGAGTAACGAGTAACCGAGCACTATGACCCAACCCACCATCGCCACCCGAGACGGAAGTACGACCACGGTGACGGCGGAGACGCTGGAGGACGTTCGCCAACGGCTGCGTGGCCCGCTCCTCACCCCGGATGACGAGGGGTTCGAGGAGGCGACCAGAATCTGGAACGGGATGATCGAGCGGACGCCGGCGCTCGTCGTCCAGCCGACTGGGACGGCCGACGTCGTCGCCGCGGTCGATTACGCTCGTGAGCACGACCTCCTGCTCTCCGTGAAAGGCGGCGGACACAACATCGCCGGCACGGCCCTGGCCGACGGGGGGGTGACCATCGATATGTCCCGTCTCCGCGGGGTTCTCGTGGACCCCGAGGAGGGGACCGCCACCGCCCAGGCGGGCTGTCTCATCGGCGACATCGACCGGGAGACCCAGCTCCACGGCCTGGTCACGCCGGGGGGATTCGTCTCCGAGACCGGGCTCGCGGGCCTGACGCTCGGCGGGGGCTTCGGCTACCTGACCCGGCGGTTCGGATGGACGGTCGACAACCTGCTCGAGGTCGAGATCGTCACCGCCGCCGGGGAGGTCCGGCGCGCCAGCCGCGACGAGAACGAGGACCTCTTCTGGGCGATCCGCGGTGCCGGTCACAACTTCGGGGCCGTCACCTCGTTCACCTACCGACTGCACGAGGTCGGGCCGACCGTCTACGGCGGGCTCGTCGCCTGGCCCTTCGAGCGGGCCGACGAGATCCTCGAGGCGTATCGGGAACTCACCGCCGAGGCGCCCAGGGAACTGACCGTGTTCACGATCCTCCGTCGGGCGCCGCCGGCCCCCTTCGTGCCCGAGGAGTGGCACGGCAAGCGGATCTGCGCCATGAGCGTCTGCTACAGCGGCGATCTCGGCGACGTCGACGAGGTGCTCGCCCCGATCCGGGCGCTGGAGGACCCCGTCGTGGATCAGCTTCGAGAACTACCCTACACGCGGCTCCAGTCGTACCTCGACGCGACCCAGCCGAAGGGCAACCACTACTACTGGAAGACGGAGTTCGCCGCCGAGCTGAGCGACGATCTCCTGTCGACCGCGCGGGACTTGACGGGGGAGAACCCGATTCCAGGGGGGCAGATGGTCTTCGCACACATCGGCGGAGCGCTCAATGAACACGACCCCGGAGACGGGGCCGTCGGCAACCGGGACGCCCGGTTCGCGTTCGGTGCGGCCGGGATGTGGCAGCCCGACGATCCCAACGGGGACCGGTACCGGGAGTGGGTCCGCGACGCGTGGGAGCGGTTCCGCCCCTTCTCGACCGGCGGCAACTACATCAACTTCCAGACCGCTGACGAGAGCGAGGATCGCATCCGGGCGACCTACGGCGACAACTACGACCGACTCGTCGAGACCAAGAAGCGGTACGATCCGGAGAACGTGTTCCGGGTGAACCGGAACATACGGCCGGAGTAAGCCGGGATTCCGGATCAGGACTGAGAGGGCCGGAGGCCCTCGAATCGCTCCCGTCCCGTCGAAAGGTTCCACGCACGAACGACCGGATCCGAATGGCCGCTGCGCTTATCAGTCGGACATTCATACTCCGTCCAATGACAACCCCGAGTCGCGCGATGCCGGGAGGTGAGGACGACGCGGACGGCGGGGCCGAACCGGCGAGTTCGGTGGAGATCCGACCGGCGACGCGGGCCGACCTGCTCGACGTGTTCCGCATCGAGAAGGCCGTGTTCGAGCAGCCCTGGCCGTTCGCCGCCTTCGAGAGGCTCCTCGAGGCACCGGCGTTCCTCGTCGCGGACGTAGGGGAGACCGGCTTGCCGGCCGGTGACGACGGCGTCGCCGCCGGCAACGCCCTCGGCTACGTCGTCGCCGACGTGACCCCGAACCACGGCCGCGACATCGGCCACGTCAAGGACATCGCCGTCCGGCCTGGCGCGCAGGGGCGCGGACTCGGCCGGCGCCTGCTCCGCGAATCGCTCGGGGAGCTCGCGGCCGCCGGCGCCGCCGTGGTCAAACTGGAGGTGCGTGAGTCGAACCACCGCGCACAGTCGCTGTACGCCGACGAGGGGTTCGAACCGGCCCGCCGGATCCAACGCTACTACGCCGACGGCGAGGCGGCGTTCGTGATGGCGCTGGACCTCAATTCGTGGCCCGCGGAGCGAGCCTGAATGGACGGTTCGACGGCCGAGTCGGGCGTTCGGTTCCGTTTCGCCCGGATCGAACGGAAGCAAAACACGTTAACCACTGGGGCTGGTACCCCCCCGAGAGTGACCCGCGGCAACGCCGCGTCGAAGGGGTGGGTGAGCCGGCGGGACGACGCATGCGACCGCGAGACCGTCACACCGACATGAGCCACACACCACCGGAGGCCGAGAACGTCCTCCTCGTCACGGTCGACTCCCTCCGAGCGGACGCGCTCGGCGGCGGCCGCACGCCGGTCATCGACGACCTGGCGGCCGGCGGGACGACCTTCGAGAACGCGTTCGCCACCGGGAACTGGACGCCGTTCTCCTTCCCGGGCATCCTCACCTCCCGCCCCGTCTTCGCCGAGGGCCCCGACATCGGCACCCCGTCGACGCCGACGCTGGCCGAGGCGCTCTCGGACGCGGACATCGAAACCGGCGGGTACAACGCCGCGAACGGTTTCCTCACGGAGCACTGGGGGTACGACCGCGGCTTCGACGAGTTCGACTCGTTCGTCGGGGACGCCTCCAGCCGCTACAGTCGGTACCTCGCCGCCCACCCGACGGTCCAGGGGTGGCTGCAACTGCTCCGCTCGCCGTTCCGACGGGCGGCCGCGAAACTCAGCCGGTCGGACGACGGCCGCCCGTTCGCGGACACGTCGAAGATGCTCGACGTGGAGCGGGGCGCCATCTCGTTCATCGAGGAGTCCGACGGCCCGTTCTTCCTCTGGGTCCACTACATGGACCCGCACACGCCCTACGTCCCGGCGCCGCGCTACCTCAGGGCGGTCTCCCCGGACCACCTCGGCACGACGCGGATGCTCCGGGCGCACATCCGTACGGGACTCGGGCGCGCCGTCGGTCCGCGAACGCTCGCGGACCTCCGGACGCTGTATCACGGCGGCGTGCGCCAGGTCGACGCCAGCGTCGGGCGTCTCCAGGAGGCGCTGTCGGCGGCCGGCCACGCGGACGACACGGCTATCGTCTTCGCCGGCGACCACGGCGAGGAGTTCCAGGAGCACGGCCACTTGGCGCACTACCCGAAACTGTACGACGAACTCGTCCACGTCCCACTGGTGGTCGACGTACCGGGCGCCGACGCCCGGACCGTCGAGCGAACGGTCGGCCTCGACGCGGTGCCGCCGACGGTCGCGTCGCTGCTGGGCGCGGACGCGCCGGACGCCTGGGAGGGCGAGGACCTCGTCGATGCTATTACGGGGGACGAGGAGGCCGACGCCGGTGTGCGCGACGAGCCGGTGGTCTCGGTCGCCGTCCGCGGCGAGGAGGTGACCCAGCAGCCGATCCCGCGGTCGCTCCACGAGGGTGACCTGCTCGTCTCGGCCCGGACGGCCGAGTGGGCGTACATCGAGAACACGGAGACCGGCGTCGCCGAACTGTACGACCGGGAGAGCGACCCCGAACAGAAGCACGACCTGCTGGCCGAACCGGACGCCGACCGCCCGGAGATCCTGACCACGCTCAGGGGCGCGGTTCGAGAACACGCCGGGCGCATCGGCGGCGACGGGGGTGGCGACGGACGCGGCCGGAGCGACGGCGAATCGACGACCCCGTCGGAGGACGGGGAGATGGACGCGGCCATCGCCGACCGACTGGACGCGCTCGGCTACCGCTGACCACCCATGGCGACACCGACAACATCCGTGAACGGAACGACCACCGGACGGCTCGCGCGGTTCGTCACCGTCGGGACCGGCGCGGCCGCCGTCCAGACCGGACTGCTGTGGTCGTTCGTCGAACTCGGACGGATCAACTACCTCGTGGCAGCCGCCGTCTCCATCGAGATCACCATCCTGCTCCAGTACGTCGTGAACAACGCCTGGACGTTCAGCGCCTCGCGACACACCGGACGCAGCGACTTCCTCCGCGGGCTCGTCCGCACGAACGTGGTCCGCGGGTCGGCGATCCCCATCCAGCTCGGCCTGCTCGCCGCGTTCGTCCAGTGGGTCGGGCTGGTGTACGTGGTCGCCAACATCGGCGCCATCCTTATCAGCGGCATCTACCGCTACCTGCTCGACGCACGCTGGACCTGGAAGTGAGTCGGTGACGGCAGGAACGCGGATGACGGGCCCGATTTAGCGGTTTAGCGGAGTCGCGTACGAGCGCCGCCCAACGGAGCCCGACCGCGACCCGCGTGGCGGTCGCTCTCCGGCGCTGCGGTTCGGAGGACGCGTGTGTCGTGGGGTCGTTACAGCTGCTCGACGCTGCCGCCGTCGTCGCGCTCGCGGAACACCTGGCCGTCGATGAGCGTCACCATCGTCTCCTCGTCCTGCCACGCCGTCGGGGAGAGTTTCGCCTTCCGGCAGACGCGAGAGAGGAACTGCTCCTTGCTCCAGCCGTTCTCGACCGGGATCGTCGGGTAGAGCCAGCCGTGTTTCCCGCCGTGGTCGATAGCGACGCCGTGGCGACCCAGTTCGAGGTCGGCGACGGGGTCGTTGGTGAGCGTGACGTTCGAGACGATGCAGGCGGAGACGAGAATGGAGTCGAGTTCCTTCGGTTCGACCTCGGAGCCGCCCGTGTCGGACGATGCGGCCTTGATGGCCGCGTCGACGATGGCGTGACCGAGCTGATCCTTCCCCCGATACGACCCGGCGCAGCCCCGCATTCGACCGCGGCCACGTGTGGACTGGAGTCGAACGAAGGCTCCGGTTCGCGCGTAGAACGCGTCGCGCATGCTCCCCGGGTGTTCCCGTTGCCCGTGAAGAACGTACGATTCGACGGCTTCCCGAGCGAGTTCGACCGCGCGATCACCGTCCTCGTAGGTGAGTCGTACGGTCTGCGCCTCGGACATAGACCACTGGAAGGCTTCACGTAACTTGAACTCTTCCCTTCAGGTGTACAACCGTTATAATCAGCGTACAGTCCCGGAGCCAGCCGCTGGCGGCGGGTTTCGCCCGATTCGCTCGCCCGGTCGGTGAGGCGACCGATTCGATCGATCCGGCGGCGGAACGGTCCGGTAGGCGACCATTTCGAGTCGCCTATCCGGCACCTCGACACCCTACTCGGCCCGTTCCCTCGATCGAGATAACCCTCCCACCGTCGCCTCCGTTCCCGCGCCCCAGGAACGGGGGACGCGGCGAACCGCTTAAACCGCGATGCGGCGTAGCTAGCGACGGCAGAGGGAGCCCGATCCCCGTGCGTCCCCGGGCGGCCGCGGGCCGCGCCGGCGACGCATGAGGAAAGTCCCCCCACCGCCCGGACGGGCGACCGGACGCAAGTCCGGAGCCGGAGACGGCTGGCGCTGGAACAGAAACGAGACCCCCCGGCCCGACCGATGAGGTCCGCGAACCGACCCGCAAGGGGAGGGAGCTAACCGACCGAGGGCGGGGTCGCGGCGGACGTTCGGTTCGCCGCGGCCCCACGGGACGCCGCGTCCCGTCGACGGCCGGGAACGGGTGGAACGGCGAATCCTCGCCGGTGCAAGTCCGCGCCGACGGGGCGCACTCGCGCCCCCGATGGTAGTCCGGGCCGCCGCTTCGCGGCATGGCGCGGACGCACAGCCGAATGTCGGGACGAACAGAAGGGGGCTTACTCCCCTCAGCCGCTACCGTCGCCGAGCGACCGCCTCGGCGCTCACCGATCTGGATCCTCCGAGAGCGACGGCCGTCCCTCCTTGTCGGCCCCGCCGTCCGACGATGGTCGTGCGAGTGTCTGACACGCACCCGGCGAACTCAAAAGCGTGGAGTGCGAACCCCATCCGTGGACAGTCGAGAACTGATGGCGGCGCTCGAACTGGAGTTCGGCGGCGAGGAGACCCACCGTCGGGTCGTCGCGCGCCAGGCGCGCGACCTCGCGGACGCGGGGAAGATCGAGGCGGACCGCGGCGAGCCGCTCACGGTGGAGGACGTCGTACGTAACATGGCCGACGCGCCCGAGGACAAGGACCTCGTGGAGCGCTGGAACTGGTGGCTCGGCTCGCTCGAGACCGCCTACGGCGGCTACGACCGGTTCACCGTCCGATTCGTCGACGACGGGCCGGACGTGAACGCGTAGCCGGGTCGACGGCGGGGGGGTCCGGGCCCGAGACGGCCGAGTCAGTCACGCGGACGGTCGAGTCGCGTTCTCCGATCGGAAACCGTGTCCCGCGACGGCCGAGTTCGCGGGTTGCCCCCGCCCTCGTGGGGAACGCTTTTGCGTCGCGCTCGCCCGTCGGGAACCATGGAGCCCGGCGACGTGGAGGCGGTCCCCGACTGCACCGACATCTACTACCTCGACACGGGGATGTACGACACCCCGAACTACGGCGCCGTCTACGTCGTCGACGCCGAGCGCCCGGCCGTGATCGACACGGGCATCGGGACGAACCGCGAGTACCTCTTCGACGCCCTCGACGACCTCGGCGTCACCCCCCACCTGATCCTCCCGACGCACGTCCACCTCGACCAC belongs to Halorarum halophilum and includes:
- a CDS encoding aconitate hydratase → MGQTITEKILDDHLVEGELTPGEEIGIEIDQVLTQDTTGTMVWLQFEALDLDEVQTELAAQYCDHQTYQFDFKNTDDHRFLRSAAGTFGAYFSRPGNGICHQVHKENFAAPGKTLLGSDSHTPTPGGLGQLAIGAGGLDIAVAMGGGPYYVEMPEVVNVQLEGELPEWATAKDVALELLRRLTVKGGVGKVLEYTGSGAEALTIPERTTITNLGTELGATSSIFATDEKTKEWLSLQGREDEHVDLEPDEDAEYADTIEVDLSELEPLIAKPSMPDNVVPVREVAGESVDQVIIGSCTNGAYEDILPAAKMLEGREVGRKTEMIVAPGSKQASEMLAREGWTAELMAAGVNFSEATCGACIGIGHVPASDSVSLRTFNRNFEGRSGIEDDSVFLCSPEVATAAAIAGEIVDPRDLADELGDLEDPGLEMGGNYGPGMGESDPDIISPDEAVDDDLIKGPNIGDVPLKDELSSDIKGPALLKMEDNITTDHIIPATADILKFRSNIEKLSEFTLSRVDETFAQRALDADGGFLVAGENYGQGSSREHAALCPMFLGIEGVLAQSFARIHKANLFNFGLVPLTIDEETYERIEQGDDVQIVDDVGEGVREGREEFTIRVNDDWEATAQLDASERERDILAAGGKLSWTKAQHDSGTGGAAPADD
- a CDS encoding ester cyclase; the protein is MSEATTENERIARRVPEDIATEGNLDMVREVYAEDAVEHGPFGRDVRGREAIEEALASYRHAFPDFSATVEDVVTDGDTVAMRVTLRGTHEGEFMGMEPTNRSFKIRNMVFTRIEDGKIAERWVQPDTAAMLQQLGIVPEDLSSERGPRASNE
- a CDS encoding dihydrolipoyl dehydrogenase family protein, whose translation is MTDFDLVVLGGGTGNLVAAEAVEAGLDVALVERGRLGGTCLNRGCNPSKKLIHRANVAETVREAEAVGVDATLNDVAFREIVDHVTDVITEEAESKAEEARETDGLTFYQATGRFVDERTVEVDAGGCSGDTGGDGEDGDGGDGGDDTERITGDRIVLAGGSRPRVPDSIAGTDEVDFLTSDEALGLRERPDRLVIVGGGYIAVELAHFFGQMGTEVVVVGHGDVLVDREDRDIAERVTEVYEQDHELHLGFEVTALAEAAGETVVTAESEDGEEIRVRGDEALLAVGRRPNSDTWNVDAAGIETDEKGFVETNEYLETSVDGVWAIGDIAGNYMFKHSGDKEAECVVENAVRGNRTAVEYPGMAHAVFGSPQVGSLGRTESELDDGTDYEVGTFAYDRTALGEAMATDGGFAKAIIGPDDEVLGFHVVGPHASMLVHEVSTAVAVGGRARDIAETIHVHPALSEVVQGAFRDVHDVAASGL
- a CDS encoding PAS domain-containing sensor histidine kinase; the encoded protein is MPQGTSELHRRAFHETASPTLIADTEFIITDANDALLDVTGYEREELLGSTPLMLIDDDSVYEDVIDALSKGESWVGNFETTTKDGQLVYGRGSATPLVLDGETRGYVAVFTDMTSHRRYEESLRILNRVLRHNLRNDANVVLGHVERVADAVSDPELTASLDTAATRVEDMLGRARTTRRFGGILTGGDSYSLEPVDLATAVGDALEDAPTQQVAVSVSGTADSVDVVADDMLAPALRAVVENAVEHNDKEVPRIEIGVEEGPDRVTLSIADNGPGIEPRRHDRVLGRDERTQVDHGEGLSLFFVDRLMEMYGGSVDVRANEPEGTVFELHFRPPGTSASAPGDADRWTAEGEVTDGAEGVVDADPTGNGGNREEVATEPLTEWNGDAQAEHDRPAEGADGIDAMEAAEAVGAIEATGDATGGSGDAARGTEDADTAIATAETDDVADLDRAADLAAGAAGDSVTPARLRGEARWLPDATAVLGAYEQPHHLVRLRRSAGLRDDGAVLLRGDAAALFTDESVRVVADGADGGEWTVPYSNVAGVGRRADAIVLHTDGGRIELPLPRGGGEPEFVDEAVAFLRDELAR
- a CDS encoding deoxyuridine 5'-triphosphate nucleotidohydrolase, with amino-acid sequence MFESGAFVAARLDPVADEQVQPNGVDLTLDSVHVQTAPGRLSRDGKRVGEREECSPEDGYYRLDRGGYVVQYAERIAVPEGHVGFVYPRSTLLRNSCMLNTAVWDAGYEGRGEGLLQVHHPIKLEPGARIAQFVLAEADHEGRYEGEYQGERT